In a single window of the Antedon mediterranea chromosome 1, ecAntMedi1.1, whole genome shotgun sequence genome:
- the LOC140059038 gene encoding cytoglobin-2-like — protein MGGEQSYLGKLWSAIRWFTGWEDDQERDVIGLTSRQRKSIRQMWTEINKDKINVGIGIFVKLFTEYPEARQLFPALRKLTFDENFGKSPKLKAHSGRFMGLLSTCVENIEDPEVFEQLLVGLAASHFKLKVETSHFKALGPIMIETFSTHLGREFTSERGASWDIFQGYMFKIITTELQSIGEEQHHSE, from the exons ATGGGAGGTGAACAATCGTACTTAGGTAAACTGTGGTCTGCTATTCGTTGGTTTACCGGATGGGAAG ATGACCAGGAAAGGGACGTGATTGGCTTGACATCCCGGCAACGAAAATCAATTCGACAAATGTGGACGGAAATTAACAAGGATAAAATTAACGTCGGAATTGGAATTTTTGTGAA GTTATTTACCGAATACCCGGAAGCACGGCAACTATTTCCAGCCCTTCGCAAACTAACATTTGATGAAAACTTTGGAAAAAGTCCAAAACTGAAAGCACATTCAGGTCGATTTATGGGGTTATTATCAACTTGTGTGGAAAATATTGAAGATCCTGAAGTATTCGAACAGCTATTAGTAGGCTTAGCAGCATCACACTTCAAACTTAAAGTTGAAACAAGTCATTTTAAg GCTTTAGGTCCCATTATGATCGAAACATTTTCAACACACCTTGGACGAGAATTTACATCAGAAAGAGGCGCAAGTTGGGATATATTTCAAGGATACATGTTTAAGATCATCACTACAGAACTCCAATCAATTGGGGAGGAGCAGCACCACAGCGAGTGA